TACAATACCCAGAAAGCCACAACAGAATATGGTGGAAGAAAATGGACGGCTTGGTTCACAAGTTCAATTCCATTTCAAGATGGACCCTATAAATTCAGTGGATTACCTGGATTGATCGTTAAAATTTCTGATGATGGAAATAATTATTCCTGGGAACTTAAAGGAAATAAAAAAGTAGAGAATTTTAATGAAATTCCTTACATCGAAACCGTAATGCCGGGTGGCGATGGCGGTAAAGTGGTAGAGGTTTCTAGAGAGAAATTCGATAAGACTTTGAATGATTATAAAAAAGATCCTATGGCAAGTGCAAGACCTTATTTAAAGCCTGAAATGATGTCTCAAAAAATGCCGGGCTCTGATCAAACCATTGGCGACATGATGAAAGATGCAGAAAAAAGAATGAGAGATTTCTATGATGCAAATGATAATCCCATTGAAATTTCAGCTGCAAAAGCGAAAAAATAACGAGACTTGTTACTAAATTATATTGGAGACCTTGAAACGCTGGATGTTTCAAGGTTTTTTTATGAAATTAATCAGTTTGAGACCCAATCCTTATTTAGAGTTAATTTAAATAACGTATATTTGCGAATCAAAATTTATAGTGTTGAAAGTAGATCATTCAGATAAATTATGTTGTTTCCCGAGAAATAAATCGGGGAAAATATTGGGTTATGAAAACGATAACCTCGGCATGCCTAATAAAATTATTGAAATGGGCTTACTGCCCGAAACTGTTTTTAAGGTTCTGTATCAGGCGCCTTTTCGTGGACCACTTTATATAGAATTTGGAGACGAAAAAAGCAGAATTGCGTTGCGTGAAGAAGAAGCGCGATTCATCATCGTGGAAACTTTAACTTAAATATACTCCACAACACTCGAAACCCTTCGGGATGGAGCGAAGAATGAACACTTCAAATAACAAACAAATTCTTTTAGTCGGTAATCCAAATGTTGGTAAATCCACCGTTTTTAATCTGTTATGCAATAAAAAACAAAAAACAGGAAACTATGCCGGCGTTACTGTAGCCAGCCATTCAGGAAATTACGAATATGGTGGTGAACATGTTGAGATCATCGATTTACCGGGATCTTACAGTATATACCCAACCTCTGAAGACGAAGCAATCCTCTCAAAATTTTTAATTGAAGAGCAGGGACAATATTCCGGCGTCGTCTATATATTGGAAGCGTTGAGCATGAAAAGAGGTTTGCTCCTTTTTCAACAAATTCAGGACTTAGGAATTCCTATTTTATTAGTTGTAAATCAAATTGACCAAGCCGAAAGACGCGGTATTAATATCGATATTGACCAGCTTTCAAAAGAACTGAACGTAACCGTTTTGCAGGCCAACGCAAAACAAAATCAGGGTATCGAAGAGTTACGCAGAGAAATTCACAAAGGAATCTTCCGGGAGTCAGACAAAGTTTCTTTCGATATTCCAACGGAACATAAAGGATTAGTTTTTAAAATCCTTTCCGAAACAAAAGAAGAAAATCAATATAAAATATGGACTTTACTTTCCTCCGAAACCTATTTGGGTAAGTTGGAAACGGTGAAGGAACAGATGAATGATGATGAGGTTAAATGTTTGGTTCCGAAAAGATTACAGACCCAGGAAACCATTAGACGTTATCAGGAAATTGATAAAATAATTTCTAAAGTTCTTTCAAAAAAACCGCAGTTCAAAGAATTGTTGACCGAAAAATTAGATAAGGTTTTGGTTCACCCGATTTGGGGATATTTGATTTTCGGATTTATTTTATTAATCATTTTCCAAAGTGTTTTCTTTCTGGCAGAATATCCAATGAACTGGATTTCAGATTTTTTCCTCTGGTTATCTGGTTTTGCGAATGAATATCTTCCGGCTGGACCAATTAATTCACTCATCGCGAATGGAATTATCCCGGGAGTTGGCGGAATTATGGTGTTCGCGCCGCAAATTGGGATCTTACTTTATTTCCTTTATCTGCTCGAAGATTCTGGTTATATGGCGAGGGTTATATTTTTAATGGACCGCTTTCTTCGTCCTTTTGGATTGAACGGAAAAAGTATTGTACCACTGGTTTCAGGAACGGCTTGTGCGATTCCGGCCATCATGTCTACTCGGAATATCGAAAATGTCAAGGAACGTTTAATTACCATTTTGGTAACGCCGTTTATGACGTGTTCAGCACGACTTCCGGTTTACAGTATTATCATCGGTTTAATTATTCCGAATAAATTTTTTATTGGAATCAGCTATAAAGCAATTGCTTTAATGGCAATGTATTTCCTAGGATTTTTCACCTCTTTAGTTGCTGCCTTAATTCTTAAAAAAATTATTAAAAGCAAAGGAAAATCTTTCCTTGTCATGGATTTGCCTTCATATAAAATGCCCCTTTTCGGTTATGATTTTAAAATTGTTCTCGGTAAAGTTTGGGAATTTATAACGGGCGCCGGAAAAATTATTTTCTTATTCAGTATCGTGATTTGGTTTTTCAGTTATATCGGACCGACTCAAGATAAGAAAGAGTTCGTGGCTACCGATGTAAAATTAGATCACTCGTATCTCGCCAAAATGGGAAAATCCATTGAACCGGTAATTGCACCTTTGGGTTACGACTGGAAAATGGGCGTTGGGATTTTAACGAGTTTTGTAGCGAGAGAAGTGTTTGTAGGAACCATGTCAACTTTGTATAGTTTGGATGACGAAGCCCCGGAAGGTAAAATCATCGATAAAATGCGAAATGATAAGAAACCAAATGGGAAACCAATTTACAGTTTCGCCACGGGAGTTTCCATCTTATTCTTCTATGCATTTGCTATGCAATGTGTTTCTACTTTGGCCGTTGTATACAGAGAAACCAAATCCTGGAAATGGACCATGGCGCAACTCTTCGGCATGTCGGGCTTGGCTTATATTGCCTCCTTAATTGTCTATCAAATTTTAAAATAATGGATAATTCACTTATTTTTCAATACGTCATTATCGCTGCAATTGTTTTGTTTGCAGGTTATTCTTTATTTAAAATCATTGCTAAAAATTTTAGTTCTAAGAAATTTAAAAAGAAAGGAAAACCAGGTTGCGATTCTGATTGCTGTGGATAATTTAATTCGATAAAGTTTTCATTATCAGTATTTTATTATTTACACGAGTATTTAATTTAACTTTTGTTTAATAATTTCGCTCCTATTTTATTCGTATTTTTGCAGATTGAAAAACCAGACCTTTTGAGAACTTATTTGTTCTTGAAAATCATATTATAAAATCTCAGTTTATGGCTTTAATAAAATCTATATCAGGAATCCGCGGAACCATTGGTGGTAAAGTTGACGAAAATCTAACGCCACTTGATGTGGTAAAATTTACTTCCGCTTTTGGAACCTGGCTTCAAAATAATAAAAACAAAAAAGACCTTACTCTTGTGGTCGGCCGTGATGCACGTATTTCCGGCTCAATGGTGAATTCATTAGTAACTGCAACTTTGCAAGGTTTGGGAATTAACGTGGTTGATTTAGGGCTTTCTACAACGCCAACTGTTGAAGTAATGGTACCTGAACTGAATGCAGATGGTGGAATTATCCTTACCGCTTCTCACAATCCGAAACAATGGAACGCTTTAAAATTATTAAATGAAAAAGGTGAATTCATTACTGGTGAAAATGGAACTGAAGTTCTGGCTTTAGCCGAAAGTCAAGATTTTGATTACGCTGAAGTTGATGATTTAGGAAAATACGAAATCAGAGATGATGGTTTTGATATTCATATTCAAAAGATTCTGGATTTACCAATGGTCGATGCAGAAGTCATTAAAGCGAAGAAATTTAAAGTCGTTGTTGATGCCGTAAATTCAACAGGCGGAATTGCTATTCCACAGTTATTAGGGGAATTAGGTTGTGAAGTGGTGAAATTATATTGCGAACCGAACGGACATTTTCCACACAATCCTGAACCTTTGAAAGAACATTTAGGAGATATCTGCGAACTGGTGAAAACTGAGAAAGCAGACGTCGGAATCGTTGTTGACCCAGATGTTGACCGTTTGGCTCTGGTAGATGAAAACGGCGAACTTTTCGGTGAAGAATATACTTTGGTTGCTGTGGCTGATTATCTTTTGAGACATCAAAAAGGAGCAGCAGTTTCAAACCTTTCTTCAAGTCGTGCTTTAAGAGATGTTGCCAGAAATTTAGGTTCTGAATATTTCGCCAGCGCTGTAGGAGAAGTAAACGTAGTCACTTTAATGAAAGAAAAAAACGCGGTTATTGGTGGTGAAGGAAATGGTGGAATCATCTATCCAGAACTTCATTATGGTCGTGATTCTTTGGTAGGAGTTGCATTATTCTTAACGCATTTAGCAAAAGAAAATAAAACCGTTTCTGAATTGAGAGCAACTTACCCAAGTTATTTCATGGGTAAAAAGAAAATTGAATTGACTCCGGATATCGACGTAGACTCCCTTTTAACTAAAGTGGAAAAAGAGTATCAAACAGAAGACATTTCCACTATTGACGGGGTAAAAATAGATTTTGAAAACAATTGGGTCCATTTAAGAAAATCAAATACGGAACCGATTATCAGAATTTACACCGAGGCCTTCTCACAAGAAGAAGCCGATAATTTAGGAGATCAAATGATTGAAAAAATAAGAAGTTTGATTTAATTAGAATTAAGTAACTTTAATTCAAATTTGAGCGATGACAATTACAATAAAGCCGAAAAATAAAAAAGAATCTGAAAAGATAAAGGCGATTCTCAAAGCGATTGAGGTCGATTTTGTCGAAGATACTTATGATAAAGATTTTGTAAAAAAAATACAAAAATCACGATTAGAAATTGAGCAGGGTGATACTAAAAAAATTGGACTTGCCAATTTATGGAAATAGAGTTTACCAAACAGGCACAACTTGATTTAACGTATTGGAAAAAGTCTGGAAATAAGATAGTTCAGAAGAAAATTTCAGAACTTTTAGAAGATTTACAAGTTCATCCTTTTGAAGGAATTGGAAAGCCCGAAGCATTGAAACACAGTTTAAGTGGCTCTTGGAGTAGAAGGATAAATTTAGAACATAGAATTGTATATGAAGTTATTGATGAAATAATTTATATACAATCATTGAGAGGACATTATTAATGTTTAAATAAAAGGATTTTTTTCGAGGATTGTAAGATAATTTCAATCTTGGAAACGAACCGCAAAATTATATATTGGAAGAATTTTTTGAAAACGAACTCGTAGAAAAGTTCGAAGCAATGGTTGAGAATAATGATGAATTCTACTTCGAAACCGAAGAGTATGAAGAGATTATTATCTATTATCTCGAAATGGGGGATATCTCCTTTGCCGATATGGCAACAAAATATGGGCTGAAAATTCACCCAAACTCCCTTGATTTAAAAATTAAGCAATTCGAAGTTTTCCTGGAATTGGAAAAATATGCTGAGGCCAAGGAACTGATGACTGAACTGAAGGAATCCTGCATGGATCATACCGACTTCCTGGTTTGCTGTGCGAAATATTATTCGAATCTGGGAAATCCGAGACGTTCAATCGAGTATTGCGAAAAAGCCTTAGAACTGGAAGAAGAAGAAAACTTTTTACATAACTTCATTGCAGATGAATACGTGAATTTAGAAGATCCGTTCAAAGCCTTGAAGCATTATAAACTGGCCTTGAATTTTGATCCGCAGGATGAATATTCGTTAGAGAACGTGATGTTCTGTTATAACCAATTGAAGCGAAGCGATGAAGCCATCGAGTTCTTGAATGGTTATCTGGATAAGTTTGCCTTCTCAGAAACGGCTTGGTACGAATACGGACAGTTTTATTTCAACAAAAAGAAATATGAAGAAGCCATTAATGGCTTTGATTATTTGTTGGCGATCAATCCACAATCTGTCGGAGTTTACGCCAATAAAGCGGCGTGTTATGAAGCGATGGGCGAGTGGTTAAAAGCCGTTGAAGTCTATGAAGAAATGTTGGCTTTAGAATATACCAAATCGTTTACTTTTTATAAAATTGGTTTGTGTTATAAAGAAAATAAGCAGCCTGTTTTAGCCTTAAATTCGTTTCAGAAATCGTTGCGTGATGATCCCCAGTTTTACCTTTCGATGATGGAGCAATCCTACATTTACGAGGAAATGGGCGGAATGAAAGAAGCCTTACACTTTGCGAAAGAAGCCGTTTCTCTGAACGAATCGAATTTGGATTATCAGAAAAGACTTGCCTTTTTATATATCGAAGGTGGTAAATTCGAGGAGAGTTTAACTTGCCTGAAAAGATTAGTTGATTTCGAACCAACGCGTTTCTATAACTGGTACGCGTATTCGGAAGTCTTGATGTTGATCGGTGAATTTGAAGAGGCTGTTACCGTATTGGTTGCCGCAACAAAAATGCATAACCGCGCCGAGTTGTTTTATCAGTTAAGCAACTGTTATTTCCAGCTGAATAATCAGAAGAAAGGAAGAACAGCGCTTGCAACTGCCTTAGAGCTTGATCCGCAGTTGCTGGAAGATATGCAGCAAAAATATCCTTTCTTAAAAGATGAAGTGGATAAAGTGAAAACCAAAAAGAAGTAAATCTTTTTTAGAAAATAGAAAACGCACGGAGAGGTGCGTTTTTTTTGTTTACAGTAAGATCTTCAGTATTGCAAGACACGATCAGGTTTACTATTCTTTGTTTGGGCAGACATTTCCGCCTTCCACTCCCGCTTTTTTGTTCCACTACGTTTCACAAAAAGAGCTCCGTTCAAGTCGGGCTGCAGATTTTCGCATTTATAAAGATCGGTCTGGATCCAACTATCGATAATACATTTCAAGGAAGTTAAAAAACTCAGCCATTCTAAACACGTTATTAAATGCTAAATAAAAGAACAATACAGAAACCGTAACATAAAGAAAAGAAAGTATTTTCGGCGAATCTTTATATCCGTAAAACAGCCAGCCAAGAAGCACCGGAACAACGAATATAAAATGTCCGCCGTAAATATAAGAAGTATGAAGTCCGAATTTTAAAACGCAGTGAATCGCAATATCCACCAAAAAAGAAATCATCAAAATCTGAACGAATTTGTTTTTAAAGTTCTTGGCAAAACTCCATAAAACAAGTAATAAAACCGCTGCTACAAATACATACGGAATCCACGAAGTATAAACATCCATGAAAAGCGCTTTATACTGAAATCCTTTTTTATTGTGATAGTCTTTAATTACGAATCCACTGAAAAGCATATTTCCACCGAAAAACCACGACACAATCATGTCCCAAATCGGGGTCACTTTGGGATTAGAAAACTTTTCATACTGTTCACCGGATTTATTTAAAAAGTTTAAAAACTTAAAATCCAGTCGGTATAGAAACAGTAAAACAAAAACCGACACGGAGATTAAAACCCGTAAAACGAGATTTCCAAATTTTCGCCAGTTTCTAAAGACATTCTTTTCAAAAAGAAGCGGAATGTAAACTTTAACAACATTCGTAACCGTTAAACCACCGATCGAAACTGCAGCTAAAGCCAAAGCTATTGCCGGAATCTTTTCTTCTTTTCTAATTTTTAAAGCTGCATAATAATTAAATAAAACTAAAAATAATAAGGTATAAGTATAAGTTTCAGGCGTGAAAGAAAGTAAAATCGGCGTGCTGAAAAAGGAGAAAAAGAATAGAATTAATAAAGAGATTTTTTTCGGTAAGGTGATGATGTTCTTTAAATATTTATAAACCTGAACTAAGCTCAAACTCACCGCAAAGTTGCTGCACCAAGCCAAAACCAGTCGGAAGGTTTCATCTTTTTTGCCATGTGAAAACAATAAGGCAAACTCCTTAATCCAGTTGAAAAAATAGTTGGATAAAGGATGTCTTTCAAATCCGCCGCCGGTCATTACAATCGCTCGATTATCAAAACTGAAGTATGCGTCCCACGGAATTCGGTTATCAAAAATAATTCGATAATCCAACGCAATCACCGTTCCCAAAATACCATAAGCAGTAAGGAACAGCAGAAATAAAAACAATTCGAATCTTGTTTCCGGGAAAACAGTTTTCAGAAAATCTGTAAATTTTTGTTTTAAATTCAAGGTCATTAATTTCGGCAAAAGTAAGGAATTTTAAGAACTACAGGAAAGGGTAGAGCAGCCTGTTTGGCCATCATATTCATTGGGTCTTTTGACAGAAAATTCAGGATAGATTTCTTCGTAAGGATTCTCCAGAGCAGTTAAAAGTTTATTCAGTAAATCTTTTTTTCCTTCATTCAGTTCATTAATACATTCAAAAAGTAAATAATTTCTCAGAATGAATTTAGGGTTGGCGGTTTTCATTAACGTTAAAGAATCGGCTTTTGAAATGTTGTTCTTTGCTAATCGATTTTGATAAAGACCAAGAAATTCTTTTAGTTTCTCAAATTGATCTTCTGTCGTTCTTGAATAAAATACTTCTTTAAAATGAACTTTATAATCGATATTTTCGTCATAGCTTTCTAACTGTTTAAAGAACAACGTATAATCGATTTTTAAATCCTGCATGAGTTGTTGCGCATTCGTAAACAGTTCATCATCACCTTCCTGAACTTGATCAAATCCAAATTTCTTCGCCATCATTTCATCATGTTTGATCCAGAAAGTAGTGTTGAAATCATTCAGGATCTTTTCCAGTTTGGATTCGTCTTTAATTAAAGAAAATAAAGCGTTGGCCAATTGCCAAAGATTCCATTGTGCAATTTTTGCCTGATTTCCAAAAGCATATCTGCGACCCGGTAAATCGGTTGTATTCGGCGTAAAATTCAAATCATATTCATCTAAGAAAGAAAACGGTCCGTAATCAATCGTTAATCCCAAAATGGACATGTTATCGGTATTCATCACGCCATGAACAAATCCAACGCGGAACCAATCCACAATCATATCCGCAGTTTTCTCTGAAACTGTTTTGAAGAAATCCGCATATTTATTTGGACTGTCAATATCGATTTCTGGAAAATAATTTTCAATGGCAAAATCAGCAAGTTTCTTTAAAGTCTCAATTTCGCCTTGAGCAGAAAGCAATTCAAAATGTCCAAATCTTAAAAAACTTGGAGCAGTTCTGGTCATGACAGCTCCTTTTTCGTACGCGGCATTTCCGTCGTAGAGCATATCTCGAACAACCTGTTCTCCACTGAAAGAAAGAGATAAGGCTCGAGTCGTGGGAATGCCCAAATGAAACATCGCTTCACTCATCAGATATTCCCGAACGGAAGAACGAAGAACCGCGCGTCCATCAGCATGCCGGGAATATGGAGTTGCTCCGGCGCCTTTCCATTGGATTTCGGATTTCTGACCTTCAGCATTTTTAATCTCACCAGTGAAAATTGCGCGGCCATCGCCGAGTTGCCCAGCCCAGTTTCCAAACTGATGTCCAGCGTACGCAGTTGCATAAGTTTTCATTTCAGCAGGAAGTGATTTTGCATTTAAAAAATCGGTGTCTTCTTGCTTTTCAATTTTACCTAATCCTATTTCTTCGGATAATTTTTCATTAAATATAATAAGGTCAGGGTTTTTGAAGTGAGCAATTTCCGTAGTTGAAGATAAAACTTTTGGAGTTTGTCTTTGCATTGGATTCCCGGAAAGGTCGGCAGGGAAAAGGGATAAATATTGTTGCGTGATTTGATCTAAATTCATGATTCAAAGTTCGTTAAAAAAAACATCCTTCCAAAAGTTTGAAAGGATGTTTTCCATTTATTATATATATTGATGTTATTTGTTAAAATCGATATCGTCGCCGGTATTGATGTTTTCGTTAACGTTTTCTTCTTTTCTAGCCGGTGGTTTTTTATTGGTGTTCACCGGCTCAGAAACCGTTGGGTTTTTAATCTGGTCGATGGTTTGCAAACCGCCATCATCACCATATCCACCAAGTCCCTGTAAGTCCGCACAGCTTCCTGTCCAATTGGATGGTTTTACAAATTTATCTTCCGGAGAGATTCCTAATTCTTTATCTGCCCAGACTTTCTTCATGTAAATTGCCCAGATCGGTAGCGCCATTTTTGCTCCTTGTCCTTCGCCTGTTCCGTAGAAATGCGTGGCTCGATCTTCCCAGCCAACCCAAACTCCTGTGGCAAGGTTTGGTGTAATTCCCATAAACCAACCATCCGAGTTATTCTGTGTTGTACCGGTTTTACCGGCGATCTCAATTCCTTTTGGAACTCCTCTTCGTCCCAATTCACCAGAAGCGGTACCGAATTCTGTTACCCCTTTCATTAGATCAATCATGGTGTACGCATACAATTCGTTCATGACTTCTTTGGTCACCGGTTTCACTTCTTTAATTAAGCGGGAATTTCCATCTTCTATACGCCAGATCATTTCGGGCTTGATGTAATTTCCGTAATTCGCAAAAGTACTGTAGGCACCTAACATTTCATAAATTGTAATATCAGAAGAACCCAGTGCAACGGCATACTCGTTCGGGATCTCTTCAGTAACTCCAAGATCTCTGGCCGTTTGAATGACACTTTTCACACCCGTCATTTCAATTAATCTTACTGCGACCGGGTTTTGGGATTGTGCCAAAGCATCTCGTAATGTCAGCATTCCACCTCGACCTCTAACGCTCCATGATCCTTTAGTATAGGTAGCATTGGAAACGGTTGAACAAGGAGTCATTCCCAACTTCATGATGGCCGTAGCGTAAACAAATGGTTTAAAGGTTGAACCAACCTGTCTTTTCCCCTGTTTAATATGATCATATTGGAAATGCTGCCAGTTAATTCCCCCAACCCAAGCTTTAATTTCGCCTGTTCCTGGAACCATCGACATTAAACCAGCCTGTGCAATTTGTTTGTGATACCGAATGGAATCCCATGGTGACATTTCCACTTCTTCTTCACCGGCCCAGGTAAATCTTGAAGTTTTAATTGGTTTTTTGAAGTCAAGCATAATGGAATCTTCGGACACGCCAGCACTTTTTAACTGCTTATATCGTCCTGTTCGCTTCATCGCACTCAACATGATGGAGTTGATCTGCTTGTCGTTAATTAAGTAAAAAGGTCTTTGTTTTCTACCTCTTTGCTCCGCATCAAATCTTTTTTGGAGATCTGTTAAGTGCTCTTTTATGGACTCTTCCGCATATCCTTGCATTTTAGAATCCAAGGTGGTATAAATTTTTAAACCGTCTTTGAATATATTAAGCGTTTTACCCGTCGATTTTTCATAATCTTTGATGTAACCGTCAATCTCTTTTCTTAAGTAAAATTTATAGTAAGCCGAATAACCTTCATCAATCGATTTTACGGGATGATAATCAAGTGCAATAGGAGAGTCTACTGCTTTTTGAAAAGTTTGCTGATCCAAATAACCCGTTTTTAACATTTGATCTAAAACAACGTCTCTTCTGCTCTTTGCTCTTTCCTCATTTCTCATCGGATTATTTTTCACCGGATTTTCCAGCATGGCAACAAACATTGCAGCTTCGGGAAGGGTGAGTTTCGAGGTTGTTTTATTAAAGTATATTCGCGAAGCCATTTCAATACCATTGGCATTATAAAGAAAATCGAATTTATTGAAATAAAGAGTAATGATTTCTTCTTTCGTATATCTCTTCTCAAGACTTACTGCAACTACCCATTCTTTCAGTTTCTGAAAACTTCGCTGTAAGGTGTTCTGTGAGGCTCTTCCGGTAAATAAAAGTTTGGCTAACTGCTGTGTAATGGTAGAACCACCACCTCGTTTTCCACCAAATGCAACTGCTCTCGCAACAGATTGTAAATCAATTCCCGAATGTTCTTTAAAACGCTCATCCTCTTTTGCCTGAAGTGCATAAATAAGATACGGTGGAAGTTCCTTGTAAGTGACAGGTTGGGTTTTTTCCTTTTCAAACTTCCCCAGCATTTTTCCGTCTGAGGAATAGATTTCTGAAGCCACAAATATATCGGGATTGTCCAGCTCTTTTACATCGGGCATGTCACCAAGAAATCCCTGGGACACTGCAAAAAAGGTACCTGCTATTCCAATAATTAGAATAATCAGACCAGTCCAGACCAGTTTTACCCATTTTTTCCAGCCCGTATTTTTCACCTTTTTAGGAGGAAGTGGAAATTTTTGTTGAGGTTTATTTCCTTTATTCTGTGTGTTTTCCATAAATAATATTACGGTTTTGCTGTTTCAATTTTTACACCAATATCTTCAATCCCAGGCAGATTATCATTGCGCATCGCCTGAATAATTCCAATGGAATACGTTCCGTTTTCGGGGAATTTATAATTTAATTTATACTGGAAAAGTGTTTCTTTGGTGTCACCGAAACCTTTTCCTATCCACGCCCCATTTGGTTGCGCTAGAATATAATTCAAGGTATCGGTACTTTTCTGTTTTGTTTTTTGGTTCAAAAAATTAACGATCAATCTGATGTTACTGTACGGATAATCGTTATTGTTTCTTACAACAAATATAATGTTTTTCGGAGTCTGTGCATCTGCTATTTTAAAGTCAAACTTTTGCTCCGATTTTTTATTCCATTTGCCGTTTAGGTTATTCATCACCACTTCTTCGGCACTGTTTTTACAGCTGAAAAGAAAAAACAAAAAGAAAGAAACGCCTATGATCTTATGCATTGTCATCACGTTTTGGCTGTGGTTTCTTTTTAAATTTTTTCGGACCTTGATTTTGAGGACTAGCCTTTACGTTTTGTCCCGCTGCTTTCTCCTGTGGTTTTTTATTCCTTGGCGGTTGATTAACATTAGGTTTGCCCTCTGTTTTATTTTGATTGTTTGGTTTCCTTTTGTTCTGGTTTTTTCCGGCAGGTCTATTTTTCCTTTCGAAACGGTCCATATTGTTTTCCTGAATCAAATCAACCGATTTTACCGGAATATCATTGATTTTTAACTCTTCCAAAGGTGGAGCTTTTTCCCCTTTTTTATTGGTATCAATGAGTTTTTTCACTTCCTGAACATCCAAATCATACCATGACATGGAATGGTCTACGTAGGCAAACCACATTCTTTTTTTGAAAACGTCAATTTTAATACAAAAAGCTTTTCCTTTTACGGTATCAATGGTTGTTGATGAAGGAGGAAAATGACTTAATGCATCCAAATAACTGTCTAGCTCGTAGTTCAGGCAACATTTCAGTTTTCCACATTGTCCTGCTAATTTCTGCGGATTAATGCTTAATTGCTGATAACGCGCGGCGTTCGTATTAACTGACCGGAAATCGGTGAGCCATGTTGAACAGCACAATTCTCTACCACATGAACCAATTCCACCGACTTTTGCGGCTTCTTGCCGGAAACCGATTTGTTTCATATCGATTTTAGTTCTAAACAAAGATGCATATTCTTTGATCAACTGCCGGAAATCCACGCGGGTATCTGCGGTATAGTAGATGGTAACTTTTCCACCATCTCCTTGATATTCCACATCGGTAATTTTCATATCCAGGTTTAAGGCGTAAGCAATTTTACGCGCCTGAATTTTTACACTTTCTTCTTTTTGTCTGACTTCC
This DNA window, taken from Kaistella carnis, encodes the following:
- a CDS encoding GLPGLI family protein encodes the protein MKKFLTLALITGFFVLNAQETANRFFYELTFKPKKDSSKLDKVMAVLDITKDKSIYRDYTMVAQDSILKVQVEAMQKSGQFKDLSKTITMPKFSEKVYKFYPSMKVQYTDRVANGFTPMNIGYNEEIKFNWKIDNQKEKIGDYNTQKATTEYGGRKWTAWFTSSIPFQDGPYKFSGLPGLIVKISDDGNNYSWELKGNKKVENFNEIPYIETVMPGGDGGKVVEVSREKFDKTLNDYKKDPMASARPYLKPEMMSQKMPGSDQTIGDMMKDAEKRMRDFYDANDNPIEISAAKAKK
- a CDS encoding FeoA family protein; translated protein: MKVDHSDKLCCFPRNKSGKILGYENDNLGMPNKIIEMGLLPETVFKVLYQAPFRGPLYIEFGDEKSRIALREEEARFIIVETLT
- the feoB gene encoding ferrous iron transport protein B, translating into MNTSNNKQILLVGNPNVGKSTVFNLLCNKKQKTGNYAGVTVASHSGNYEYGGEHVEIIDLPGSYSIYPTSEDEAILSKFLIEEQGQYSGVVYILEALSMKRGLLLFQQIQDLGIPILLVVNQIDQAERRGINIDIDQLSKELNVTVLQANAKQNQGIEELRREIHKGIFRESDKVSFDIPTEHKGLVFKILSETKEENQYKIWTLLSSETYLGKLETVKEQMNDDEVKCLVPKRLQTQETIRRYQEIDKIISKVLSKKPQFKELLTEKLDKVLVHPIWGYLIFGFILLIIFQSVFFLAEYPMNWISDFFLWLSGFANEYLPAGPINSLIANGIIPGVGGIMVFAPQIGILLYFLYLLEDSGYMARVIFLMDRFLRPFGLNGKSIVPLVSGTACAIPAIMSTRNIENVKERLITILVTPFMTCSARLPVYSIIIGLIIPNKFFIGISYKAIALMAMYFLGFFTSLVAALILKKIIKSKGKSFLVMDLPSYKMPLFGYDFKIVLGKVWEFITGAGKIIFLFSIVIWFFSYIGPTQDKKEFVATDVKLDHSYLAKMGKSIEPVIAPLGYDWKMGVGILTSFVAREVFVGTMSTLYSLDDEAPEGKIIDKMRNDKKPNGKPIYSFATGVSILFFYAFAMQCVSTLAVVYRETKSWKWTMAQLFGMSGLAYIASLIVYQILK
- the glmM gene encoding phosphoglucosamine mutase — its product is MALIKSISGIRGTIGGKVDENLTPLDVVKFTSAFGTWLQNNKNKKDLTLVVGRDARISGSMVNSLVTATLQGLGINVVDLGLSTTPTVEVMVPELNADGGIILTASHNPKQWNALKLLNEKGEFITGENGTEVLALAESQDFDYAEVDDLGKYEIRDDGFDIHIQKILDLPMVDAEVIKAKKFKVVVDAVNSTGGIAIPQLLGELGCEVVKLYCEPNGHFPHNPEPLKEHLGDICELVKTEKADVGIVVDPDVDRLALVDENGELFGEEYTLVAVADYLLRHQKGAAVSNLSSSRALRDVARNLGSEYFASAVGEVNVVTLMKEKNAVIGGEGNGGIIYPELHYGRDSLVGVALFLTHLAKENKTVSELRATYPSYFMGKKKIELTPDIDVDSLLTKVEKEYQTEDISTIDGVKIDFENNWVHLRKSNTEPIIRIYTEAFSQEEADNLGDQMIEKIRSLI
- a CDS encoding DUF2683 family protein → MTITIKPKNKKESEKIKAILKAIEVDFVEDTYDKDFVKKIQKSRLEIEQGDTKKIGLANLWK
- a CDS encoding Txe/YoeB family addiction module toxin, encoding MEIEFTKQAQLDLTYWKKSGNKIVQKKISELLEDLQVHPFEGIGKPEALKHSLSGSWSRRINLEHRIVYEVIDEIIYIQSLRGHY
- a CDS encoding tetratricopeptide repeat protein, producing the protein MEEFFENELVEKFEAMVENNDEFYFETEEYEEIIIYYLEMGDISFADMATKYGLKIHPNSLDLKIKQFEVFLELEKYAEAKELMTELKESCMDHTDFLVCCAKYYSNLGNPRRSIEYCEKALELEEEENFLHNFIADEYVNLEDPFKALKHYKLALNFDPQDEYSLENVMFCYNQLKRSDEAIEFLNGYLDKFAFSETAWYEYGQFYFNKKKYEEAINGFDYLLAINPQSVGVYANKAACYEAMGEWLKAVEVYEEMLALEYTKSFTFYKIGLCYKENKQPVLALNSFQKSLRDDPQFYLSMMEQSYIYEEMGGMKEALHFAKEAVSLNESNLDYQKRLAFLYIEGGKFEESLTCLKRLVDFEPTRFYNWYAYSEVLMLIGEFEEAVTVLVAATKMHNRAELFYQLSNCYFQLNNQKKGRTALATALELDPQLLEDMQQKYPFLKDEVDKVKTKKK